Proteins from a single region of Apium graveolens cultivar Ventura chromosome 7, ASM990537v1, whole genome shotgun sequence:
- the LOC141674305 gene encoding putative calcium-binding protein CML13: MGKNVSNDQVSSMKEAFTLFDTDNDGKIAPSELGILMRGNPTQAQLKTIIAEEKLTSPFDFNGFTDLMSKHLKPEPFDQKLRDAFKIIDKDVTGFVVVKDLKHILTSIGEKLEASEFDEWITSISLLCDYLI; this comes from the coding sequence ATGGGGAAAAATGTGAGCAACGACCAGGTCTCATCAATGAAAGAAGCTTTCACTCTCTTCGACACCGACAACGACGGCAAGATCGCGCCGTCGGAGCTCGGAATCCTAATGCGAGGCAATCCAACACAAGCTCAACTCAAAACTATCATCGCCGAGGAGAAACTCACGTCTCCGTTCGATTTCAATGGCTTCACTGATCTCATGTCTAAGCATCTTAAACCTGAGCCGTTCGATCAGAAGCTTCGCGATGCGTTCAAAATTATTGATAAGGATGTCACTGGTTTCGTTGTTGTTAAGGATTTGAAGCATATTCTTACGAGTATTGGCGAGAAATTGGAGGCCTCGGAGTTTGATGAGTGGATTACGAGTATTAGCTTGTTATGTGATTACTTGATTTGA